One stretch of Flavobacterium sp. 9 DNA includes these proteins:
- the pdhA gene encoding pyruvate dehydrogenase (acetyl-transferring) E1 component subunit alpha, whose translation MKEVTKEVYLKWYEDMLLWRKFEDKLAALYIQQKVRGFLHLYNGQEAVLAGALHAMDLTKDKMITAYRNHVQPIGMGVDPRRVMAELLGKATGTSKGMGGSMHIFSKEHRFYGGHGIVGGQIPVGAGLAFADKYFNTGGVTMTYFGDGAARQGSLHEAFNMAMLWKLPVVFIVENNGYAMGTSVERTANHTDIWKLGLGYEMPCGPVDGMNPVKVAEAMTEAIERARRGDGPTFLEMKTYRYRGHSMSDAQLYRSKEEVEEYKKIDPITQVLDVIMDQKYATEEEIEAIDQRVKDLVEECVKFAEESPYPELQQLYDVVYAQEDYPFTPHKL comes from the coding sequence ATGAAAGAAGTTACAAAAGAAGTATATTTAAAGTGGTACGAAGACATGCTACTTTGGAGAAAGTTTGAAGACAAACTTGCAGCATTATACATTCAACAAAAAGTTAGAGGTTTTTTACACCTATATAATGGTCAGGAAGCTGTATTAGCGGGTGCTTTGCACGCTATGGACCTGACTAAAGACAAAATGATTACTGCTTACAGAAATCACGTACAACCAATTGGTATGGGAGTTGATCCTAGACGTGTAATGGCTGAACTTTTAGGAAAAGCTACAGGAACTTCTAAAGGTATGGGAGGTTCTATGCACATTTTCTCTAAAGAACACCGTTTTTACGGAGGTCACGGAATCGTAGGTGGACAAATTCCGGTAGGAGCTGGTTTAGCTTTTGCTGACAAATATTTCAACACTGGCGGAGTTACTATGACTTACTTTGGTGATGGAGCTGCAAGACAAGGTTCATTACACGAAGCATTCAACATGGCAATGTTATGGAAATTACCAGTAGTATTTATCGTTGAAAACAACGGTTATGCAATGGGAACTTCTGTTGAAAGAACTGCAAACCACACAGATATCTGGAAACTTGGTTTAGGATACGAGATGCCTTGCGGACCAGTTGATGGAATGAATCCTGTAAAAGTTGCTGAAGCAATGACAGAAGCTATCGAAAGAGCTCGTCGTGGTGATGGTCCAACTTTCCTTGAAATGAAAACGTACCGTTACAGAGGACACTCAATGTCTGATGCACAATTATACCGTTCTAAAGAAGAGGTTGAAGAATACAAAAAAATTGACCCTATTACTCAGGTTTTAGATGTAATCATGGATCAAAAGTATGCTACAGAAGAAGAAATTGAAGCAATTGACCAAAGAGTTAAAGACTTGGTTGAAGAATGTGTGAAATTCGCTGAAGAATCTCCATATCCTGAATTACAACAATTATACGATGTAGTATACGCACAAGAAGACTATCCATTTACACCTCATAAACTATAA
- the cdd gene encoding cytidine deaminase, whose product MKEISITSSFLVFDSLNDLSQDIQDLMNQAVEIRKKAYAPYSQFRVGAALLLDNGKIVLGSNQENAAYPSGLCAERVAIFHAGSIYPEAKILKLAITAASDTNQTKAPIPPCGSCRQSIAEYEIKQDTPIEIYFMGEIGEVYKSASLKNLLPFMFDKKFL is encoded by the coding sequence ATGAAAGAAATAAGCATTACATCATCATTCCTGGTTTTTGACAGCCTAAACGATTTATCACAAGATATTCAGGATTTAATGAATCAAGCCGTTGAAATACGTAAAAAAGCATACGCACCCTATTCTCAATTTAGAGTTGGAGCGGCTTTATTACTCGATAACGGAAAAATAGTTTTAGGTTCTAATCAGGAAAACGCAGCTTACCCATCAGGATTATGCGCAGAACGTGTGGCAATTTTTCACGCAGGAAGTATTTATCCGGAAGCTAAGATTTTAAAACTTGCGATTACAGCAGCATCGGATACAAACCAAACTAAAGCTCCAATTCCTCCTTGTGGCTCTTGTCGTCAATCAATTGCAGAATACGAAATCAAACAAGACACCCCTATTGAAATTTATTTTATGGGCGAAATTGGCGAAGTTTACAAATCAGCATCCCTGAAAAATTTGCTTCCTTTTATGTTTGATAAAAAGTTCTTGTAA
- the porV gene encoding type IX secretion system outer membrane channel protein PorV produces the protein MKKISLLLICFLVITYAKAQELVRPITTGVPFLLVAADARAAGLADQGVATSSDVFSQQWNPAKFAFAVDKQGFSISYTPYLTDLANDISLGQVTYYNKINERSAFAGSFRYFGFGDIELRTTGDPSEPTRTVSPNEFALDGSYSLKLSETFSMAVAARFINSNLKIASEEVDASSASTFAVDVAGFYQSEEIAYSDFNGRWRAGFNMQNLGPKISYDHDNISTNFIPANLRVGGGFDFIFDDYNKFALSVEFTKLLVPTPPGPGTPVDANGDGDFTDPGDISQEQANATNYKNYNDIGWVSGIFKSFGDAPGGFSEELKEITYSVAGEYMYQDAFAMRLGYYHESPEKGAKRFFSLGAGFKYNVVKVDVSYLFSASKIKNPLENTLRFSLTFNFGDKYEVY, from the coding sequence ATGAAAAAAATATCACTTCTATTAATTTGTTTTTTAGTTATTACATACGCGAAAGCTCAGGAACTTGTTCGCCCAATTACAACAGGAGTCCCATTTTTATTAGTAGCAGCAGATGCTAGAGCAGCCGGTTTAGCAGATCAGGGAGTAGCCACTTCATCTGACGTTTTCTCACAACAATGGAATCCCGCAAAGTTTGCTTTTGCAGTAGACAAACAAGGATTTTCGATCAGTTACACTCCTTATTTAACAGATTTGGCTAACGATATCTCTCTTGGTCAGGTAACTTATTACAATAAAATCAATGAGCGAAGCGCCTTTGCAGGAAGTTTTCGTTATTTTGGTTTTGGAGACATTGAACTAAGAACAACCGGAGATCCAAGTGAACCAACAAGAACTGTATCACCAAATGAATTTGCTTTGGACGGATCGTATTCATTAAAATTGAGCGAAACATTCTCGATGGCGGTTGCAGCACGTTTTATTAATTCAAACCTTAAAATTGCATCTGAAGAAGTTGACGCATCATCTGCCAGCACTTTTGCTGTGGATGTTGCCGGATTCTATCAATCTGAAGAAATTGCCTATTCTGACTTTAACGGAAGATGGAGAGCAGGTTTTAACATGCAAAATTTAGGTCCAAAAATAAGTTACGATCACGATAATATAAGTACAAACTTTATACCTGCTAACTTAAGAGTAGGTGGTGGTTTTGATTTCATTTTTGATGATTATAATAAATTTGCACTTAGTGTTGAATTCACTAAACTTCTAGTACCAACTCCTCCGGGACCTGGAACTCCTGTAGACGCAAATGGAGACGGCGATTTTACAGATCCGGGAGACATTTCTCAAGAACAAGCAAATGCAACAAACTACAAAAACTACAACGACATTGGTTGGGTTTCAGGAATATTTAAATCATTTGGAGACGCTCCGGGTGGTTTCAGTGAAGAATTAAAAGAAATCACTTATAGTGTTGCCGGAGAATATATGTATCAGGATGCATTTGCAATGCGTTTAGGATATTACCATGAAAGCCCTGAAAAAGGAGCAAAAAGATTCTTTTCTCTAGGAGCAGGTTTCAAATATAATGTTGTAAAAGTTGACGTTTCTTACCTATTCTCAGCATCAAAAATAAAAAATCCGTTAGAAAACACACTTCGTTTTTCTTTAACGTTTAACTTTGGCGACAAATACGAAGTTTACTAG